The Candidatus Binatus sp. DNA window AACCGTTGGTCGAGGCGCTCAAGCTGGGGCATTCGTACGTCAGTTTCGATTTTCTAGGCTATGTCGGCCAGTTTACGTTCTTCGCGCAAACCGCCGATGCGAACACTGGGAGCAAGGCGCTGATGGGCGATGAAGTGAGATTCGCGCCCGGCATGACTCTCAAGGCGGAACTGCCCGACGCGGCGGATCGCATCGCGATGTATCAGAACGGCGCCGAGGTCGCGTCGGCAGAGAACGCGAGGAACCTCGAGTTCGCGCCGAAGTCGGCGGGCGCGTATCGAATCGAGGCGTATCGGGGCGGCCATATGTGGATTCTATCGAATCCAGTTTACGTGCGCTGAGCGGAGGCCGCGCTGAACAAAGACTACTAGCGCGCAGCACGCACACTACAATCGTGCTTTCTGACCTTTCTGTTACTAGCAGCGCGAAGCGCGCATCTTACTTGCCACGGGAAGCTCGAAACCTCGTGAGGTTTCGAACTCTTCTTCCCCGGCGCTTTCTTTCTCTTTTCTCAGCGCGGCGCGCGCCCCCACGCCTCGATCAGTCGCTCGAATGCCGCCCGCAGTTCCGGATCCTTCAGCTCTGGCAACTCGATCGATTTCCGCGTCGCACGCGGCACCGTGCGCAATGCTGGCCGCTCGCGCCGGCTAAGCCGCCCTTGAATAAATCGCAACTCGCGCACCACGTCGTCGCCCATCCGTTCTGTGACGCGCGCGAGTATCTGCGGTTTCATCAGGTTGAGTTCCTGTATCCACATCGCGCCCGAAACTTTTACCACCAGCGTGTGGAATTTCAGCGACACGATTTCAGTCCGCCGCGCGATCGCCTCTCCGACAATCTCTGGCCACGCCTTCACCATCCGCACGATCGCGAAATGCCCCTCGCGATCGAGTCGCTCGAGCAGAGGCTGCATCGCCGCGCCGATTTGCTGCGGAGCTTTGTAACGCTGCATCGACATGGATTTCGCAGCATAGCGCCGCGCATCGATGGACGCATACTGCGGGTCGCAAGGGTCGCACTCGGTAACCGCGGATCTATCCACCTTAGCATAAGCACAATTTATATGAATTCTCTGTCGGGCTTGTATTTTTAATGATGGCGAACATTTACCAAAAGTTATCAACAACCTAATATATGGGTTGTGCACAAGTTCTCATACACTACCTGTAGGGGTTCGGGCTTGACATCCGGCATATGCATTGGGTTATATTGCCGCCCACGCACCTCGAATCGTTAGGGGCGCAGAGCGGCGGGGGAAGGCGCTCGGATGATGCGAAATCCGGACGTAACGCGACGGTAACTTGGCGGGTTCGGGAGGAGGCGGTGATGGCGGGTGGCGCGAGCGAGAAAGAGATAGCTTTGAAACCGACTTCAAAATCCAGCGAACGCGACAACGGCAGTCCCGCCGCGACGACTGACAAGTCCGCCGCACGACGCGGCGTTGCGCTCGAGCGCTACTTCACCACTCCCGGCGTCGATCCCTACACCGAAGTCGATTGGGATTTCCGCAGCGCGATCATCTCCGGCGAAGACGGCCGTATCGTCTTTGAACAAAAGGACGTCGAGGTGCCGCGCCCGTGGTCGCAGACCGCGACCAACGTCGTCGTCTCGAAATATTTTCGCGGACCGCTCAGCCAGGTTGGCATGCAGCCCGGCGCGCCCAAGCGCGAGACCAGCGTCCGCCAGCTGATCTCGCGCGTGGTCGATACCGTCACCGGCTGGGGCGAGAAGCAGAATTATTTTCCGACCGCCGACGCGCGCGAAATTTTCCACGCCGAACTGACTCATCTGCTGCTCAACCAGAAGGCCTCATTCAACAGCCCCGTCTATTTCAACGTCGGCATTGAAGAGAAGCCGCAGTGCTCCGCCTGCTTCATCCTCAAGGTCGATGACAACATGGAATCGATCCTCGGCTGGTACCGCAATGAGGGGATGATCTTCAAAGGCGGCTCCGGCGCAGGCGTGAATCTGAGCGCGCTCCGCTCGTGCCGCGAGAAGCTGTCGTCGGGCGGCACCGCGTCGGGACCGCTCTCGTTCATGAAGGCCGCCGACGCGTCGGCCGGCGTGATCAAGTCGGGCGGCAAGACGCGCCGCGCAGCCAAGATGGTCGTGCTCAATGCGGACCATCCCGACATCGAGCGATTCATCAAGTGCAAAGTCGAAGAAGAGCGCAAAGCGTGGGCGTTGATCGAAGCGGGC harbors:
- a CDS encoding DUF721 domain-containing protein, which gives rise to MQRYKAPQQIGAAMQPLLERLDREGHFAIVRMVKAWPEIVGEAIARRTEIVSLKFHTLVVKVSGAMWIQELNLMKPQILARVTERMGDDVVRELRFIQGRLSRRERPALRTVPRATRKSIELPELKDPELRAAFERLIEAWGRAPR